In the genome of Coturnix japonica isolate 7356 chromosome Z, Coturnix japonica 2.1, whole genome shotgun sequence, one region contains:
- the LOC107306123 gene encoding monocarboxylate transporter 13-like isoform X2, which translates to MQSKDSSPPDGGYGWVVVVSAFIVMGLTAAVLKTFGLFFVEIQEHFDELASTISWITSVTIATFHLGAPVASSLCVKYTHRAVVITGGLLAFSGMALGCLGLNMIWMYATTGFLQGLGISFSWTPAISIVSHYFSKKRALANAIASAGECAFAFTFGPFFQWLIGQYGWKGALLIIGGTQLNICVCGILMRPLTSRCRPEVSHPEPPPPGNGASKRDKEGKSTITHRTFNWMLLRRAEFVLYAMFGILAAMSFFVPPLFLVPLSYSLGIDESWTASLLSILAMVDFAGRLLCGWYANLHLTKTIHLLTMTITLISTSLMLLPLANNYLSLAIFTGFYGFFFGTTVAVHITVLAEVVGMSDFDSALGLFMLIRSSGGFLGPPLAGLIVDMAGDYRAGFYMAGATLILAAVFLIVLDQFQQRSERGSHTNTKSEKSPLPYTSFHFLKLQKRRYQDHDVVV; encoded by the exons atgcAGAGCAAAGACAGCAGTCCACCAGACGGTGGCTATGGATGGGTTGTGGTAGTGTCAGCCTTCATAGTGATGGgcctcactgctgctgtcctcAAGACTTTCGGACTCTTCTTTGTTGAAATCCAGGAGCACTTTGATGAACTTGCAAGCACCATTTCTTGGATCACTTCAGTAACTATTGCCACCTTTCATTTAGGAG CCCCTGTTGCCAGCTCGCTATGTGTAAAATACACCCATCGTGCAGTTGTGATCACTGGAGGACTCCTTGCATTTTCAGGAATGGCACTGGGATGTCTTGGGCTCAACATGATCTGGATGTATGCAACAACTGGATTCCTACAGG GACTTGGGATTTCCTTTTCATGGACACCAGCCATCAGCATTGTTAGCCattatttttccaagaaaagagCTCTGGCCAATGCTATCGCCAGCGCTGGGGAATGTGCGTTTGCTTTTACATTTGGGCCATTTTTCCAGTGGTTGATTGGTCAGTATGGATGGAAAGGTGCCCTCTTGATCATAGGTGGCACCCAACTCAACATCTGTGTCTGTGGAATACTGATGCGACCCCTGACAAGCAGATGCCGCCCTGAAGTGAGCCATCCTGAACCACCACCACCAGGCAATGGTGCATCTAAGAGAGACAAAGAAGGGAAGTCTACCATCACACACAGAACCTTCAACTGGATGCTTTTGAGGAGAGCAGAATTTGTGCTTTATGCCATGTTTGGCATACTAGCTGCAATGAGCTTTTTTGTTCCTCCATTATTTTTAGTTCCACTCAGCTACAGCCTGGGAATAGACGAATCTTGGACTGCATCTCTCCTGTCCATTTTGGCTATGGTGGATTTTGCAGGTAGACTGCTATGTGGCTGGTATGCCAATCTCCACCTTACGAAGACTATTCACTTACTGACAATGACAATTACCTTGATCAGTACCTCCTTGATGCTTCTGCCACTGGCTAACAATTACCTGTCCTTGGCAATATTCACTGGCTTCTATGGATTCTTCTTTGGCACAACAGTTGCTGTTCACATTACGGTGCTAGCAGAAGTTGTGGGCATGTCAGATTTTGACAGTGCTTTAGGGCTTTTCATGCTGATTCGAAGCTCTGGAGGATTTCTGGGGCCTCCGCTTGCAG GTCTCATTGTGGACATGGCTGGAGACTACAGAGCAGGCTTCTACATGGCAGGAGCCACTCTCATCCTAGCTGCTGTATTCTTAATTGTTTTAGATCAATTTCAACAAAGAAGTGAAAGAGGAAGCCACACTAATACTAAATCAGAGAAGTCACCATTACCTTACACCTCCTTCCATTTCCTGAAACTTCAGAAAAGGAGGTACCAAGACCATGATGTAGTGGTGTGA
- the LOC107306123 gene encoding monocarboxylate transporter 13-like isoform X1, protein MCCLFSVSPDLDLPSCTAEYNRTRPSLPHMCTTAIGFGMHNKAITSSNALFDCSGMSLCLMFLTCFSCSCSAVDLAPVASSLCVKYTHRAVVITGGLLAFSGMALGCLGLNMIWMYATTGFLQGLGISFSWTPAISIVSHYFSKKRALANAIASAGECAFAFTFGPFFQWLIGQYGWKGALLIIGGTQLNICVCGILMRPLTSRCRPEVSHPEPPPPGNGASKRDKEGKSTITHRTFNWMLLRRAEFVLYAMFGILAAMSFFVPPLFLVPLSYSLGIDESWTASLLSILAMVDFAGRLLCGWYANLHLTKTIHLLTMTITLISTSLMLLPLANNYLSLAIFTGFYGFFFGTTVAVHITVLAEVVGMSDFDSALGLFMLIRSSGGFLGPPLAGLIVDMAGDYRAGFYMAGATLILAAVFLIVLDQFQQRSERGSHTNTKSEKSPLPYTSFHFLKLQKRRYQDHDVVV, encoded by the exons atgtGCTGCCTTTTCTCTGTCAGCCCAGATCTCGACCTGCCTTCCTGTACAGCAGAATACAACAGAACGAGGCCATCTCTCCCTCACATGTGCACGACAGCCATTGGGTTTGGCATGCACAATAAAGCTATTACTTCttcaaatgctttgtttgaTTGCTCAGGCATGTCACTCTGCTTAATGTTTCTAACGTGTTTCTCTTGCTCCTGTTCTGCTGTTGATCTAGCCCCTGTTGCCAGCTCGCTATGTGTAAAATACACCCATCGTGCAGTTGTGATCACTGGAGGACTCCTTGCATTTTCAGGAATGGCACTGGGATGTCTTGGGCTCAACATGATCTGGATGTATGCAACAACTGGATTCCTACAGG GACTTGGGATTTCCTTTTCATGGACACCAGCCATCAGCATTGTTAGCCattatttttccaagaaaagagCTCTGGCCAATGCTATCGCCAGCGCTGGGGAATGTGCGTTTGCTTTTACATTTGGGCCATTTTTCCAGTGGTTGATTGGTCAGTATGGATGGAAAGGTGCCCTCTTGATCATAGGTGGCACCCAACTCAACATCTGTGTCTGTGGAATACTGATGCGACCCCTGACAAGCAGATGCCGCCCTGAAGTGAGCCATCCTGAACCACCACCACCAGGCAATGGTGCATCTAAGAGAGACAAAGAAGGGAAGTCTACCATCACACACAGAACCTTCAACTGGATGCTTTTGAGGAGAGCAGAATTTGTGCTTTATGCCATGTTTGGCATACTAGCTGCAATGAGCTTTTTTGTTCCTCCATTATTTTTAGTTCCACTCAGCTACAGCCTGGGAATAGACGAATCTTGGACTGCATCTCTCCTGTCCATTTTGGCTATGGTGGATTTTGCAGGTAGACTGCTATGTGGCTGGTATGCCAATCTCCACCTTACGAAGACTATTCACTTACTGACAATGACAATTACCTTGATCAGTACCTCCTTGATGCTTCTGCCACTGGCTAACAATTACCTGTCCTTGGCAATATTCACTGGCTTCTATGGATTCTTCTTTGGCACAACAGTTGCTGTTCACATTACGGTGCTAGCAGAAGTTGTGGGCATGTCAGATTTTGACAGTGCTTTAGGGCTTTTCATGCTGATTCGAAGCTCTGGAGGATTTCTGGGGCCTCCGCTTGCAG GTCTCATTGTGGACATGGCTGGAGACTACAGAGCAGGCTTCTACATGGCAGGAGCCACTCTCATCCTAGCTGCTGTATTCTTAATTGTTTTAGATCAATTTCAACAAAGAAGTGAAAGAGGAAGCCACACTAATACTAAATCAGAGAAGTCACCATTACCTTACACCTCCTTCCATTTCCTGAAACTTCAGAAAAGGAGGTACCAAGACCATGATGTAGTGGTGTGA